The window ATTGGTGCTGGACGGGACATTCGTGTCGAAATCAATCCGAAAACCGGTGCCCTGAAGGCATGGAGTGTTTTGAACGTGGTGGATTCCGTTGCCGATGATTCTGTCGAAATTCATATTGAAAAGGCACGTGCGATCCGTGAAGGCGCGCAGATTGGTGAGACGATCGAAAAGGAAATCGATCCGGCTTATCTGGGTCGTATCGCCGCGCAGACGGCGCGTCAGGCGATCATGCAGCGCATCCGCCAATTTGAGAAGGATCGTATCTACGATGATTACAAAGATACGGTCGGCGATATTGTCACCGGTACGGTCCGCCGCCGCGAGCGTGGCGACCTGATCATTGACCTCGGCAAGGCCGAGGCGATTCTCCCCCCGCGCGAACGCGTTCCCGGTGAAGACTACGCTCCGGGCGAGAGCATTCGCTGCTTGCTGCTTAAAATCGAGCAGACCAACCGGGGGCCGGATATCATCCTTTCCCGCTCGAATATCAATTTCGTACGCCGTTTGTTCGAACTCGAAGTCACTGAGATTGCCGACGGCACCGTGACGATCGAAGCAATGGCGCGTGAGCCCGGCTACCGGACCAAGATCGCCGTGAACAGCGCAGACCCGAAGGTCGACCCTGTCGGTGCCTGCGTCGGCGCCCGCGGTGCCCGCGTGAAAACCATTGTTCGTGAGCTTGGCGGCGAAAAGATCGATATCATTCGCTATTTTCAGGACCCGCTCGCACTTCTCGAAGAAGCGCTGAAGCCGGCCGTACCGAAGAACATAAAAGTCAACGAGGTGGATCGCCGCATCCACTTCGAGGTTGCCGAAGACGACCTCTCCATCGCCATTGGCCGCAAGGGTTTCAACGCCAAGCTGACCTCCCGCCTGCTGGGCTGGAAGTTGGATATCGGCAAGGAAGAAAAGGAAGCCGTTGGCTTTGATGAAAAGGTTGCCAAGGCAGCCGCCGGCCTTGCCGCCATCCCCGGGCTCGATCCCGACCTTGCCGCCCGTTTGGTCACCAGCGGTTTTGCCAGCCCGGAAGTTTTCGAGGGTGTCGAAGCCGAAGACCTGGTTGGTCTGGGCTACACCGAAGAAGAAGCCGCGGACGTCTTGTCCAAGGTTGAAGCTTTCCTCTCAGAGAACGCCTAAATTATCAGTCGCACTTACTCTCATTAATAATCACCGCATAAACCACTTCACGCATATATGAGCGTCCGTATCCACCAACTTTCCAAAGACATAGGAATGGAAAACAAGGAGCTGATTGCGCTCCTCAGGAGCCGCGGTTTTGAGGTAAAGAGCGCATCCAGCACAATCGACAACATCAGCGCCGACGCGATTCGCGAGGAATACAGCAAGCCTGAAGAGCCATCCGCCGAGGAGGCGGCCTCCGAGGCGAAGGAAGAAGAAAAGCCTGCCGCACCGCAAATTCCTGCGGGTGCTTTTGTGAAGAGTGCCGAGGATATTCAGCGCGAGCGCGAAGCCAAGGCAGCTGCGGAAAAAGAGGAAAAAGAAAAAGCTGCGGGCAAGGAAAAGCCTAAGGAAGCTACCGGCCCCAAGGCGGAAGAACCAGCAGAACCGGTCAAAAAACCGACCTCGCCACCGCCTGCACCCGCAACGCCGCCGAAGCCGCCCGCACCTCCTGCCGGTGGCCCGCCGAAACCCCCTTCAACACCTCCTTCGACTCCGGCACCACCGAAGCCGCCCGCGGCCTCAGCTCCGGAGGCACCCGAGGAAAGTTCCGGAGAGCGAGAGAGTTCAGAGGCTTCCGATGAAATCAAAACCATTCACGTCAAGCCTCCGATCGTGGTGCGTGATTTTGCCGGTGAGATTGGCCTCAAACCTTTCAAACTCATCTCTGAACTAATGGAGATGGGTATCTTCGCTTCGATGAATCAAAGCATCGAAGAAGATGTCGCCAAAAACCTGGCTGAACGTCATGGCTGCATTCTTGAAGTGCACCATCGGGGTGAGGGGTCGGAACAAGGCGGAGCGAAGCCGAAAGAGGAAAAGCCGGACGAAGATGATCCCCGCTTCCTTGAGCCGCGTCCGCCGGTTGTCTGTATTCTCGGTCACGTCGACCACGGTAAAACGACATTGCTCGATACCATTCGTAAGGCCAACGTCACCGCCGGTGAAGCCGGTGGTATCACGCAGCATATCGGTGCCTATCAGATCGAGCATAAGGACCAGAAGATTTCTTTCGTCGATACTCCGGGCCACGCCGCATTTTCCAAGATGCGCTCCCGCGGCGCCAACGTCACTGACGTGGCGGTTCTCGTGATTGCTGCGGACGATGCCTTCAAGCCGCAGACGGATGAAGCGCTTAAGTTCGCCAAAGAAGCGAACAATGCGATCGTGGTTGCGATTAACAAGATCGATTCGAAGGGATCCAATCCCGACCGCGTGAAGCAGCAGATGCAGGAAAAGGGCATCGCGCCCGAAGAATGGGGCGGCGAGACTGTGACGGTGGAAGTTTCCGCGCTGAACGGTACCAATATCGACGAGCTGCTCGACATGATTTTGCTCCAGGCCGAGGTCCTCGAACTGAAGGCCAACCCGAAGTGCCCGCCGAGCGGCACCGTGGTCGAGTCCCAGGTTGAACTTGGCCGTGGCGCGACCGCGACTGTCATTGTGGAGCGCGGTACATTGAAAAAGGGTGACGCGCTGCTTTGCGGCGAGGTTTACTGCCGTGTGAAATCCATGACGGATGCCGACGGGAATATGCTCAAGTCTGTGCCTCCGGGGACACCGGCCCGTGTGATGGGGTGGTCGGATACGCCCGCATCCGGTGCGAAGTTTACCTCCGAGAAAAACGAAAAAGCCGCTAAGCGTGCCGCAGAAGAAGCTATGCAGGCCCGTAAACTGACCGATGCCGCTGAAAGCGCCGAAAAGAGTGGCGAAGGCGGAGCCGCTACCGTGGAAGATCTCTTTGCGGCGATCGAAAACCAGCAGAAGAAGTCGCTCCGCGTGATTGTGAAGTCTGACGTTCACGGCTCGACAGAAGCACTTGTTTCGGCACTCGAAGAAATCGAAAGCGATAAGGTGGACCTCGAGGTCATCAGCAAGGGCGTTGGCCATGTGACCAAGAACGATGTTACGTTGGCTAGTGCAGGCGGTGCCGTCATTGTCGGATTTAACGTCAAGCTGGACAACGGCGTGCAGAGTCTCGCCAAGCATCACGACGTGCGCATTATCCAGCACGAGATTATTTACGAACTCATCGACCAGGTGGAAGAAGCAATGGCCGAACTACTCGATGCGGAATACATCGAAAGTAAGTCCGGCGCAGCCGAAGTTCGCCAGGTCTTTAGTGTCGGTAAGGGCCGAAATGTGGCCGGCTGCATGATCACTGAAGGTACAATCAAACGTAACGGTATCGCACGCCTCATGCGTGGTGGCGAGTTGATTCACGAAGGCAAGGTTGATACGCTCAAGCGCTTCAAGGACGACGTGAAGGAAGTTCGTGCCGGCTACGAATGTGGTATCAACATTTCCGAATACAACGACTACCAGGAAGGCGACACGATCGAGTGTTTCGAAGTCGAGGAGCAGCGCCCCTCGCTTTAGGCTCAGTCGCCCGTCCGGCGTTGGATGTTCGGCGTTCAATGTTAACTTTCGTCTGTCATGTCTCAAAGAATCTCCCGTATTAACGAGTTGCTTCAGCGAGAAGTCAGCGAGCAGATGCGCCGCTACTATCGCAGCGAGACAGCTGCGATTACCATCAGCGACGTCGACTGTTCCACCGACCTGCGTCACGCCAAGATATTCTTTTCCGTGTTGGGGGATGATGCCGCGATCCGTGATGCCGAGGCGCTCTTCAACCGCATCGGTAAGGACCTGCGCCAGCGTGTCAGTAAGCACGTTATTCTGAAATACTTTCCCCGTTTCGACTTCGTCTATGATCCTTCACTCGAACGCGGTGCGGAGATCAATGACCTGCTCGATCAACTCGATATTGAAAATGACTGATCAAAAATTCTATCCCGAAGAGAGCCCTCGCTTTGCCCAAGCGGTCGAACAACTCAAAGGCAAAAAAGTCGCCGTGCTCGGGCACCAGCGCCCGGACGGAGACTGTATCGGCTCTATTGTTGCCGTGGTGCGTGTTTTGAAAAGTCTCGGTATCGAAGCGGTCGGCCTGAATCGAGACAGTGTGCCAGCCTCTCTGGAAAACTTTGTCGGTGATACGCCGTTAATGCTGGCGGATGATTTTCAACCTGACGGCCATGTCGCGGTCACGGTGGACTCGGCCGATTTCAAGCGGGTAGGGGATCGTTTGAATGAGCTTTTCCCTGAGGTCGCTCTCAATATTGACCACCATATTTCCAATAAGGAATACGGTGCTGAAAACATCGTGATTGCCGATGCCTGTGCCACAGCGGAAATTCTTGCCGGCTTCTTCCTCGACCTCGGCTACGAGATTGACGCGGTTACCGCCCAGGGGCTCTACGTCGGAATTGCGACCGACACCGGTCAGTTCCGTTTCCCCTCCACGACGCCGGAAACGTTTGAGATCGCCCGCCGTCTCTGCGAGCAAGGTGCCAATCCTTCCGAGGCGGCCTATCAACTCTACGAGCGCGAGAGCTTTGCCAAGATACAGTTGCTACAGCACTTTCTGGATTCACTACACATGGAGTTTGATAACCGTGTCTGCATCGGCCTGCTCGAGAATGGTATTTATGACCAAACTGGGGCGACTATCGACGATGCTGAAGGTCTGGTCGACTACGCCCGGGCCATTGATGGTGTCGACGTCGGGGTATTGATCGAAGATCGTGATGGTGCGATCAAGGTTAGCCTGCGGGCCAAGGATCCCTTCTATCGTGTGGACCAGGTAGCCAAGCAGTTCAGCGGTGGCGGTCACGCCTGTGCCGCGGGCTTGAATGTGGAAAACAGCTCGATTGCCGAGTTCCAGCCCAAATTGATTGAAGCGTTGGGCGAACACCTGAAAACCCTCGGCACCGAAAAATAAAGTATGTCCCAGAATCAAACAGATACGCCCGAAGGTATCCTGCTAGTCGATAAGCCGCAGGGGATTACTTCGCACGATGTAGTTTCCAAGCTGCGTCGTGTCTTTCATATCAAAAAGATCGGTCATGCCGGCACGCTGGATCCCATGGCAACCGGGCTATTGGTCATGCTCGTGGGGAAGGCCACCAAGGTCTCGCAATACCTGATGAGTATGGACAAGGAATACACTGGTACGATCCGGTTGGGCCAGACGACTGACTCACAGGATGCCGACGGTGAGGTTGTGGAAGAGCGCCCGGTGCCGGATTTGACCGAGGGAACTATTCTTAAGGAAATGAAGGCGTTTATTGGCGACCAGTACCAAACCCCGCCCATGTTCTCGGCCAAGAAGGTGAAAGGGCAGCCGCTCTACAAACTGGCCAGAAAAGGAAAGACGGTCGAACGGGAGCCGCGGGTGATCAACATCGCCAAGTTTGAGCTGTCGCGTTTCGCTTCGCCGGAGCTGGATTTCCTGGTGGCCTGCAGTAAAGGAACTTACGTCCGCACGATCGCGCACGACCTCGGTGAGCGCCTCGGCTGCGGAGGCCATCTTTGCGGCCTGCGCCGAACCGGAGTGGGTAAGTTCCGTATCGAAAAAGCAGATACAATCGAAGCCATCGAGAGCATGTCGCCTTCCGCGCTGCGTAAGCGCTTGATCCCTGTTCTGCAGGCCGTCCCAAGTCACGCCCTGTAAAATTTTATGGCCGATGCCCCCGGGTTTTGCTCAAATCCAGACAGCCTGCCGCTAGCGACGACCGCCCCTCAAGAATGAATATCCCCTCCAGCGCCGAAAACTTTCAGGCTCTCTCCGGTCTGAAGTCCGAGCTACATCTGGCGATCGGTGTTTTTGACGGGGTTCACCTCGGGCATAAAGCGGTCGTTGAGTCAGCGGTCTTCTCAGCTCAGCGCAGCAAGGGGGTCTCCGCTGTCCTGACTTTCGACCCCCATCCGAGTCAGCTCTTCCGTCCGGAGAACCCGACTCGACTGATCATGCCGATCGAGACGAAGGCCACTATGCTTCATGCCATCGGTGTCGATTGTGTGATCTGCAAAAAATTTGATCGTGAATTCGCCGCCATTCTCGCGGAGAATTTTCTGGCTCATCTGAAGGAGCAATTGCCGACACTTAAGTCAATCTACGTGGGGGAGAATTTCCGTTTCGGGCAAAAGCGTGCAGGCGATGTGGCAACCCTGATCGCATCCGGCCGCGAGTTGGGGCTCGGCGTATTCAGTGCCGAACGGATCAAGCACAATGGCGAGCCCATTAGCAGTACACGTATTCGTGCTGAATTGGAGGCTGGCCGCATTCGTGAGGCCAATGACTTGCTCGGCTATAATTACACTAGTTCCGGTAAGATCGTCAGCGGGGCGAAGTTGGGTCGAAAGATCGGCTTTCCCACCATGAACCTCCCCTGGCAGCCGGAGTGCTTGCCGCGTTTTGGTGTCTACTTTGTCTACTTCCGTCAATCGGGTGAAAAGACCTGGGCGCCGGCCGTAGCGAATTATGGCGTCAAGCCGACGGTCGATGCAAACCCATCGGAACCTACGCTAGAAGTGCACGCCCTCGATCCGGTCGAGTTGCAGCCCGGCGATGCGATTGATGTGGCTTGGCTCAAATTTATCCGGCCGGAGCAGAAGTTCGATTCGGTCGGCGAGCTCAAGGCTCAGATCGCTCAGGATTGCGAGACGGCACGGAGTTTGGTCAGCTGACGAAATGTCATTATTATGTGAACCGTTAATTCACGTGCATTCACGTGAATTAACGGTTAAAGCAATTCTTTCTCTCAAGTGCCAGAACGTGTCATAGAATTTGTAGTTCCTGAAGGAACTAAACCGCAACGTGCCGATAAGTTGTTTGCGGCCGAGTTTGATGACGTCAGCCGTGCCCGCCTCCAGCGAGCCTTCGATGCCGGACAGGTGACTTTCGACGGTGAAGTGATTGATAAGCGATTTAAAATTTCCCGTCCCGGTTTACTGCAAGCGGTATTGGAAGAGCCTCAATTTGATGCACCACCCAAACCGGTCGATCTACCGCTGGACATTATTTTCGAAGATGCGTCCATTATCGTGGTCAACAAGGCTCCCGGCATGGTGACCCATCCCGGGAACGGCACGGGGGACGATACGCTGGTGCATGCGTTGCTGCATCATTGCAAAGGACAGCTAAGTTCGGTCGGCGCACCGGATCGGCCGGGTATTGTCCATCGTCTCGATAAGGAAACCAGCGGACTGATCGTGGCCGCCAAGACGGATAAGGCCCATCACAAGCTCGCGGCAGCCTTCAGTGAACGGGAAACCTACAAGCGTTACACCGCACTTGTTCTCGGCGTGCCCAAGCGTTCTTCCGGCACCTGTTTCGAGCCCATCGGCCGCCACCCCGTCGTGCGCACCCGCATGTCGGTGCAGAAAAATGGTCGCGAAGCCCACACCGATTGGCGAGTTGAAGAAGCTTTCGCGAAACAGGCCGCTCTGGTCAGTTGCGTCATCCATACCGGACGCACCCACCAAATTCGCGTGCACATGAGCCATCTCGGCCACCCGCTGCTCGGTGATTCCACTTACGGCTTTAAAGCCAATCGCCTGAAAGGCACGACTGTCCCGCGTGTCATGCTGCACTCGACGGAGCTCCGCATCGCCCACCCGGAGAGCGGAAATGAGGCGCGCTTCGAGGCGCCGCTGCCCAACGATATTAAACAGTTGTGCGCTGCGCTGAAAAAATTGGCTTAGGTGCACGTCACCTCCGTCATCGCGTTAAGCGCTTGCGTCTACGCTCTACGAACTACGCCGGATACGGTGGCTGTTAACAGTGTGGGAAGGCGCTGATTGAGCTTCTCTCCCGGGCGGCCGAGCCCCAAAACTGCGTTTCGACTTGTGCGGCCATAATCTAGTAATGGCTCAGGCGACGTGGCCTCGCTGGTGACAGCGGGGTCGATGGCTCGCGACCTGATTCCCCTCCCCGAAAAAATAGCTCTCAGTCCTCTCCATTTTACTCCTATTCTTAATCTTTCTCTTAATCCAAATCTGTATCCCCCCTCTCCCCGGTTTTACAGCCGAGGCGACCACCGATGAGAAACGGCCCGGCCTACGTACGGGAATCCGGAATCGGATCTCAACGTGCAGCGCGCTTTAAGGGGTTGCAGTCCTTTCTGCGATAGAGGTTAGGGCGCAATCCGCAGTTCGACGGGCTCACCGCGCGCCGTCCTACAAGTGGGACGCGGGGTGTCATGCGCAAACGCCCCGCAAGCCCAACGGGATTATGTAAATAAAATATAAACTCGTTTAGCAAATATAAGATTAGCCAATCGACTGTTGACTCAAATCGTTCACCGTGAATTAGCTTTTTAGCGTAATACCCTAACGCTTATGAGAAAAATACCTGATAGCCGGTATGGACTTTTACCTCTATTGAACGATAGGTGCCTGGTCTGGATTTGCTGCCCCAAGAAGCTGCTTTCAAAGGGGTCGGCTTGCATTACTCAGGGTCAAGTCCTCAGCTGGCGCCTGCGCTCTTCGATGTTCGTAATGCAATGGGCCGTCAGACCCTCGGCTCGATCAACTTTCTCAAGCGTATTCCGAACTCCGTGAACCCCAACACTTCTGAAGCTTATGAAAATAAAACGCTTTAATCGAAAAATCGCTCCGCTCGCTCTTTCGGTCTTTGCGCTATCGAGCACGCTGGATTTGCAGGCTGGCGGAAACTCAGCTAGTGATAAAACAAACGGTCGGACGGAAAAATCAGTTTTTAGCCTGTCTCCGGTTGCCCCGGTTGTGAATTGGGAGACGTATGGCTCCTTTCAGACGAACGCCTTGCCGGCAAATCAGTTTACCGGAGTCGGTGAAGAAGGCTTGATTGATTACAAATATCTTTTGGGGCTGAGGGTTGCGTCGCTTCGTGTAATGCAGGGAGATTCGGGAACCGCTCCGACGGGCGAATCCACTCTGATTGATTCGCTGGGCATTGATACGAACAATATTCTTACAGAGTCTCTCGGAATACTGGATACGGGGGTTGAGGCCGAAGCCAGTACCTACGTTCCGCTAAGCTTTGAAGGTGGTACCCTTATGGTCGGCGTGGGCCAGGAAGCTGAACCCGTGGTGACGCAGGGGAATGCGATTGATTTGCTCGACGAAAATTTTGTTTTCCGTTCAGCGAGGAATTCCGGCTCGAAGAATTCTTTTCTTCTGGAGGGCCGCTTGGAAGGTCCGGGCATGATCCCGATGGAAGGTGATGGCGTCCGGTTGATGTGGTTCCCGGAAACGGCCTCTTTTAGGGCCGGCTACGGTACATCGGGTTGGAATGAAAATAGGGTAGGTCTCTATTCGGCTGCTTTTGGCGACTCGACCGAAGCGAGTGGAAGCTATTCCTTCGCCGCGGGCGATTCCAATAT of the Coraliomargarita sinensis genome contains:
- the nusA gene encoding transcription termination factor NusA, coding for MSNEILSVLEYMEKEKGISRPDMIEAISGAIAGAAQRGIGAGRDIRVEINPKTGALKAWSVLNVVDSVADDSVEIHIEKARAIREGAQIGETIEKEIDPAYLGRIAAQTARQAIMQRIRQFEKDRIYDDYKDTVGDIVTGTVRRRERGDLIIDLGKAEAILPPRERVPGEDYAPGESIRCLLLKIEQTNRGPDIILSRSNINFVRRLFELEVTEIADGTVTIEAMAREPGYRTKIAVNSADPKVDPVGACVGARGARVKTIVRELGGEKIDIIRYFQDPLALLEEALKPAVPKNIKVNEVDRRIHFEVAEDDLSIAIGRKGFNAKLTSRLLGWKLDIGKEEKEAVGFDEKVAKAAAGLAAIPGLDPDLAARLVTSGFASPEVFEGVEAEDLVGLGYTEEEAADVLSKVEAFLSENA
- the infB gene encoding translation initiation factor IF-2, which translates into the protein MSVRIHQLSKDIGMENKELIALLRSRGFEVKSASSTIDNISADAIREEYSKPEEPSAEEAASEAKEEEKPAAPQIPAGAFVKSAEDIQREREAKAAAEKEEKEKAAGKEKPKEATGPKAEEPAEPVKKPTSPPPAPATPPKPPAPPAGGPPKPPSTPPSTPAPPKPPAASAPEAPEESSGERESSEASDEIKTIHVKPPIVVRDFAGEIGLKPFKLISELMEMGIFASMNQSIEEDVAKNLAERHGCILEVHHRGEGSEQGGAKPKEEKPDEDDPRFLEPRPPVVCILGHVDHGKTTLLDTIRKANVTAGEAGGITQHIGAYQIEHKDQKISFVDTPGHAAFSKMRSRGANVTDVAVLVIAADDAFKPQTDEALKFAKEANNAIVVAINKIDSKGSNPDRVKQQMQEKGIAPEEWGGETVTVEVSALNGTNIDELLDMILLQAEVLELKANPKCPPSGTVVESQVELGRGATATVIVERGTLKKGDALLCGEVYCRVKSMTDADGNMLKSVPPGTPARVMGWSDTPASGAKFTSEKNEKAAKRAAEEAMQARKLTDAAESAEKSGEGGAATVEDLFAAIENQQKKSLRVIVKSDVHGSTEALVSALEEIESDKVDLEVISKGVGHVTKNDVTLASAGGAVIVGFNVKLDNGVQSLAKHHDVRIIQHEIIYELIDQVEEAMAELLDAEYIESKSGAAEVRQVFSVGKGRNVAGCMITEGTIKRNGIARLMRGGELIHEGKVDTLKRFKDDVKEVRAGYECGINISEYNDYQEGDTIECFEVEEQRPSL
- the rbfA gene encoding 30S ribosome-binding factor RbfA, whose product is MSQRISRINELLQREVSEQMRRYYRSETAAITISDVDCSTDLRHAKIFFSVLGDDAAIRDAEALFNRIGKDLRQRVSKHVILKYFPRFDFVYDPSLERGAEINDLLDQLDIEND
- a CDS encoding DHH family phosphoesterase; this encodes MTDQKFYPEESPRFAQAVEQLKGKKVAVLGHQRPDGDCIGSIVAVVRVLKSLGIEAVGLNRDSVPASLENFVGDTPLMLADDFQPDGHVAVTVDSADFKRVGDRLNELFPEVALNIDHHISNKEYGAENIVIADACATAEILAGFFLDLGYEIDAVTAQGLYVGIATDTGQFRFPSTTPETFEIARRLCEQGANPSEAAYQLYERESFAKIQLLQHFLDSLHMEFDNRVCIGLLENGIYDQTGATIDDAEGLVDYARAIDGVDVGVLIEDRDGAIKVSLRAKDPFYRVDQVAKQFSGGGHACAAGLNVENSSIAEFQPKLIEALGEHLKTLGTEK
- the truB gene encoding tRNA pseudouridine(55) synthase TruB, with protein sequence MSQNQTDTPEGILLVDKPQGITSHDVVSKLRRVFHIKKIGHAGTLDPMATGLLVMLVGKATKVSQYLMSMDKEYTGTIRLGQTTDSQDADGEVVEERPVPDLTEGTILKEMKAFIGDQYQTPPMFSAKKVKGQPLYKLARKGKTVEREPRVINIAKFELSRFASPELDFLVACSKGTYVRTIAHDLGERLGCGGHLCGLRRTGVGKFRIEKADTIEAIESMSPSALRKRLIPVLQAVPSHAL
- the ribF gene encoding riboflavin biosynthesis protein RibF, with translation MNIPSSAENFQALSGLKSELHLAIGVFDGVHLGHKAVVESAVFSAQRSKGVSAVLTFDPHPSQLFRPENPTRLIMPIETKATMLHAIGVDCVICKKFDREFAAILAENFLAHLKEQLPTLKSIYVGENFRFGQKRAGDVATLIASGRELGLGVFSAERIKHNGEPISSTRIRAELEAGRIREANDLLGYNYTSSGKIVSGAKLGRKIGFPTMNLPWQPECLPRFGVYFVYFRQSGEKTWAPAVANYGVKPTVDANPSEPTLEVHALDPVELQPGDAIDVAWLKFIRPEQKFDSVGELKAQIAQDCETARSLVS
- a CDS encoding RluA family pseudouridine synthase; protein product: MPERVIEFVVPEGTKPQRADKLFAAEFDDVSRARLQRAFDAGQVTFDGEVIDKRFKISRPGLLQAVLEEPQFDAPPKPVDLPLDIIFEDASIIVVNKAPGMVTHPGNGTGDDTLVHALLHHCKGQLSSVGAPDRPGIVHRLDKETSGLIVAAKTDKAHHKLAAAFSERETYKRYTALVLGVPKRSSGTCFEPIGRHPVVRTRMSVQKNGREAHTDWRVEEAFAKQAALVSCVIHTGRTHQIRVHMSHLGHPLLGDSTYGFKANRLKGTTVPRVMLHSTELRIAHPESGNEARFEAPLPNDIKQLCAALKKLA